The stretch of DNA CACGCAGCGAGCTCGACGCGCAGGCGCGCGGCGAGCCAGCGATCGGCATCCGGGAGTCCGTCGAGGGCGGCGGTGACGCCACTGATGGCGGCACCTCGGTCGCCCTGAGCGGCGCGGAGCCTCGACCTCACGAGCGCGAGGAGCGTGCGCGAGGCGGGATCGGAAAGGACGGAGCGCGAGGACTCGGCCGCCTGGAGGTGATCGGTGGCCGCGCGCAGGTCGAAGTGCTCGACGGCGACCCAGGCCAGCGCGATCTCCGCGGCCCCGGACCGGTCCTCGACGGTGAGCCCGGCCTCGCGGGCCGCACGGACCGCGTGCGCCGCGGCGGACGTGGCAGGTGTCAGGTCTCCCTCGCAGCACGAGACGAGCGCCAGCAGCCCGAGGCACTCGACCATCAGCGGAGCCGAGCCACTGCGATCGGCGGCCACGGCGCCCGCGCGAAGACTGAACCGCGCGTCCGCCGTGAGCCCCTGACGCACCTGGGCGATGCCCTTGGTCGCGAGCGCGAGCGGCACCAGCGCCGAGTCGCGACGTGTGTGGTCCCGCTTCGCCTCCTCCGCGGTGTCGGCCAGGGCACGTGCCCGGACCGGGTCGGGCACCTCGCGACCGCGGAGTGCGAGCAGCAGTGCCCGTGCTCGCTCCAGGTCGGGGTCGAGACTCCCCTCGCCATCGACGGCGAATCGGGCCATCTCGGCGTCGAACCGCTCCTCGTCGCGCTCGGCCAGTGCGAGCGTCGCACGGACCAGGACGGCCGCGGGTGCCTCGACGTCGGCCGGCACGGTGAGCACGACCTGGACGAGCGGGTGGGTCGGGTCGGCCAGGAGCAGCTCCGCCCACGCATCGTGATCGGCCACGAGCCGGGCGACGTCCTCCCACGCCTCGATCGACGCGTGGTGGCGAGCTGCCGTCGCGAGCGTCCCCCGTGCGGCGTACCACCGCGCGGCCCTGCCCTGGAGCAGCCTCCAGGTCTCCGGCGACCGGTAGCCCAGCTCGGCCCGCAGCAGGTCTCGGAGGAACGGGTGGAAGCGGTAGTGCTCGGGATGGTCGGGCACGGATTCGAGGAAGACGTTCACGTGCGCGAGCGACGACAGCGCCCGGTCGGCGCCGTCGCCGGCCAGGGTGGGTGCCAGTCCCGGCTCGATGACGTCGGGCACGCTCAGCGCCATCAGCAGGTCCAGGTCACGGGGCGACAGATCGGCCAGGACCTCGCCCATGAGGTACTCCGCGATGCTGCCGCTCTCCCCCATCACCTGGCCGATGTCGGCGTCCGGGTCGTCGTGGTCGAGCAGCAGCCTTCCCGCGAAGCGCATGCCGGTGACCCAACCGCGTGTACGGGCGTTGAGCTCGTGCACCGACTCGCTCGTGAGGGTCACGCCCATCTGGCTCAGGAGCCCGGCCGCCTCGTGGTCGTCCAGGGCGAGATCGGCCATCCTGATCTCGGTCATCGACTCCTCCAGCCGGTACCGGTACAGCGGCAGGACGGGATCGGACCGGGTCAGCAGCACCAGGCGCAGGCGACGCCCGGAGTGTCGGAGCAGGAAGTCGAGGTCGGTGGCGACGCTCGACGAGCTCACCTCGTAGCCGTCGATCACGAGGGTGACGGCATCGGACGTGGAGGCGATCGCGAGGGCCAGGTCGCGGCGCAGCTGTGGATCCAGACCCGCTTCGTCGGAGGGCGGTGATGACGGTGGAACCGCGATCCCCAGCCGCTCGAGGGCCTCGGTGAAGGACGGCCACAGCACGTCACCAGGATCGAAGGTGATCCATTCCAGCCGTCCGGGCACGCGGGTGGAGGCCCAGTCGGCGACGAGGGCGGTCTTGCCCGTCCCCGCGGGAGCACTGACGAGGGTCAGCGCTGCGGTCGGCTCGCTGTCGAACCGGTCGAGCAGTCGTGGCCGGGAGACGAACTGGCGCGGGCGTTCGGGAATTCCGGGCCATCCCCCGTAGGAGGGCGGATAGCGAGGCGGATCATGATCGGACGGGTCGTTCGAAGCGCGTGTCACCATAACTTTCGCCTCCCCTGCCAGCACGCTAGTGACCGCGAATCGGCGTCAGATCACACGAATCGTATGAAGCCCGTGTGATGCCTGGGATTGATGAGGTCCGTCACTCGCTGAGCAGGCCCAGGACGGTCGCCCTCGTGACGGCGTCGCCACGACTCGACACCCCGAGCTTGCGGTAGATCGAGGCGATCTCGGAGTTCACCGTGTTGCGGGACACGAACAGCCGCTCACCGATCTGGGCGATGGTCAGGTGCGTCTGCAGGTACGGCAGCACGCGCAGCTCCGCCGGCGTCAACGGTGCGGTGACGGTGTCGCGACCCGGCTCGGGTCCGCCCTGCATCATCTCGATGAACCCGTCGAACTCGCCACGCAGCACACCCAGGTCGGGGCGCTCCCGGAAGATGTCGTGGAGCTCGCGCACCAGGGCGCGAGCGCCCGCGTGGTCCCCCGTGGCCCAGAGCAGCTTCGCGGCCTCCAGGCGGCCCTTCACCGCGGGGAAGGGCCGGGCGTAGGTGCTCACCCCTCGCGCGGCGACCGCCGACTCGAGGTCCCGGAGGGCGGACGCGGAGTCGCCGCGGCGCAGGTGCCCCCGCGCCGACGCGGCGTGGGCGAGCAGTGCCCAGGGATGCAGCGCCGACCGCATCGCCGCGAGTGCCGCGAGACAGCCGCGCACGTCATCGGCCCCCTCGTCCCAGGCGCCGCGGTCCATCGCGATCCAGGCGAGGGTCGCCCGCGTGCCCATGACGACGTCGTGGCGGCCCTCCTCCTGCGCTTCGAGCGCCGCCCGCTCGAGGCACTCCACGGCCTCGTCGGACTCGCCGAGCAGCAGGTGGGCCTCGCCGCGCAGCGCGAGTGCCACCGTGCGCCGGCCGCTCCATCGTTCGAAGCCCTGCACGGCGAGTCGGGCGTCCTTCAGGGCGCGGTCCGGGCCGTCGGGGCACATCGCCGAACGCAGGATCGCGACCTCCGGGGCCCGTTCGGCCTCGAGGGTCTGCCCTTCGAGGTGGGCCAGCCAGCGTTCGGCGGCGGCGGGACGTCCCGTCAGGGTCGCGACCCAGCCCTGGACGACGGCGAGACGCGGATGGGCGGCGATCTGCTCGTCCCCGAGCGCGGTGAGCCAGTGCTGGACGGTGGCGATCTCGCCCGCACCCAGCGATGCGGGTGCTGTCGATGCCACGAGCTCGGCGGTGCGGTCGTGCTCGTGAGTGGTCAGCAGGTGCTCCACGGCGACCTCGGGAGCTCCGGACTGCTCGAACCAGCCGGCCGCGCGACCGTGCAGGTCCCTGACGACCTCGGTGTCCTCGCGCTGCAGCTCGGCGACGAGGAACTGCTGGAAGAGCCGGTGATGGCGGTACCAGCTCCGGCCGGGCCCGACGGGCGTGACGAACAGGACGGTGGACTCGACCTCGCGCAGCCGCGCGGCCGAGTCCCGGCGCCCGAGAACGGCATCGCAGACGCCCCCGCCCAGGCGGTCGAGGATCGCGGACTGTCGCAGGAACTCGCGGAGCGCCGGAGTCAGCGGGGCCAGGACCTCGGCATCGAAGTAGTCCGCGATGGCCCGGTGGTCGCCGCGGACGGAGGAGGGAGAAGGCAGACCCCCGTGCGCGGCGAGGGCGATGCCCGCCGGCCACCCCTCGGTGGTGGTGACGAGACGCTCGGCCTCCTCCCGGTCGAGCTCGACGCCCGCGTGCGCGAAGAGGGCGCGTGCCTCCCGGGGGCCGAACGCCAACTGGCGGCTCGTGAGCTCCGCGGCGTCTCCGCCGGCCCGCAGCCGCGACAGGTGGGGCTGGGAGTGCCGGCTCGCCGTGACGACCTGCGAGCCCGAGGGCACCGCCGCGACCACCATGCGCAGGACCTCCTGGCACGAGGGCGACCGCAGCACCTGGACGTCGTCGACGAAGAGCACGAAGGGTCGCCGGCAGGCGCTCATCGCCGCGGCGAGCCGGTGGGCCCCGACCACCCAGGCACCGGGGGCCGTGGTCGTCCGGGACGACTCGGGCGTGCGCACCGCATCGAAGAACGCGGTCGCCAG from Aeromicrobium phoceense encodes:
- a CDS encoding LuxR C-terminal-related transcriptional regulator — encoded protein: MTRASNDPSDHDPPRYPPSYGGWPGIPERPRQFVSRPRLLDRFDSEPTAALTLVSAPAGTGKTALVADWASTRVPGRLEWITFDPGDVLWPSFTEALERLGIAVPPSSPPSDEAGLDPQLRRDLALAIASTSDAVTLVIDGYEVSSSSVATDLDFLLRHSGRRLRLVLLTRSDPVLPLYRYRLEESMTEIRMADLALDDHEAAGLLSQMGVTLTSESVHELNARTRGWVTGMRFAGRLLLDHDDPDADIGQVMGESGSIAEYLMGEVLADLSPRDLDLLMALSVPDVIEPGLAPTLAGDGADRALSSLAHVNVFLESVPDHPEHYRFHPFLRDLLRAELGYRSPETWRLLQGRAARWYAARGTLATAARHHASIEAWEDVARLVADHDAWAELLLADPTHPLVQVVLTVPADVEAPAAVLVRATLALAERDEERFDAEMARFAVDGEGSLDPDLERARALLLALRGREVPDPVRARALADTAEEAKRDHTRRDSALVPLALATKGIAQVRQGLTADARFSLRAGAVAADRSGSAPLMVECLGLLALVSCCEGDLTPATSAAAHAVRAAREAGLTVEDRSGAAEIALAWVAVEHFDLRAATDHLQAAESSRSVLSDPASRTLLALVRSRLRAAQGDRGAAISGVTAALDGLPDADRWLAARLRVELAAWLVARGDEQSARDAVEGVDEPSVSAALALLRAQVDLAAGHDVCAAVAMAEARDPAAPVAVRVAASLAECARLLRGGAGAQAQRAVTEALVLARPITLRRPFHEAPAPVRQLVLQDRQLAAAHAWLFDRSGAPMNRPTTRRPSEPVERTAPVEQLTEKETEVLGHLAALLTTEEIAAEMYISVNTVRTHVRNILRKLGVSRRNAAVRIARELELLPR
- a CDS encoding LuxR C-terminal-related transcriptional regulator; amino-acid sequence: MTGDPAASGAGVSRSTIIEAARAGSYRVVGVTAPAGYGKSILLSQWAAAERRVVATVRLDRSDDDVEQLLSVLATAFFDAVRTPESSRTTTAPGAWVVGAHRLAAAMSACRRPFVLFVDDVQVLRSPSCQEVLRMVVAAVPSGSQVVTASRHSQPHLSRLRAGGDAAELTSRQLAFGPREARALFAHAGVELDREEAERLVTTTEGWPAGIALAAHGGLPSPSSVRGDHRAIADYFDAEVLAPLTPALREFLRQSAILDRLGGGVCDAVLGRRDSAARLREVESTVLFVTPVGPGRSWYRHHRLFQQFLVAELQREDTEVVRDLHGRAAGWFEQSGAPEVAVEHLLTTHEHDRTAELVASTAPASLGAGEIATVQHWLTALGDEQIAAHPRLAVVQGWVATLTGRPAAAERWLAHLEGQTLEAERAPEVAILRSAMCPDGPDRALKDARLAVQGFERWSGRRTVALALRGEAHLLLGESDEAVECLERAALEAQEEGRHDVVMGTRATLAWIAMDRGAWDEGADDVRGCLAALAAMRSALHPWALLAHAASARGHLRRGDSASALRDLESAVAARGVSTYARPFPAVKGRLEAAKLLWATGDHAGARALVRELHDIFRERPDLGVLRGEFDGFIEMMQGGPEPGRDTVTAPLTPAELRVLPYLQTHLTIAQIGERLFVSRNTVNSEIASIYRKLGVSSRGDAVTRATVLGLLSE